GGAAGAGTCTAAAGCTGATAATTCATCCGACGGTCCAggaaaaagtttgaaaaaatcatgagaagaaattatcaataaaaaatCAGAACTAATGCCTTCAGCTCatgtaaagaaaaatcatctaGCAAGCTGTATGATAGGTGATCCATCAGCTGGGATGCAGACCAGAAGGAAAGATAAGATTGACTATTTGAAGATGGTTGCTGATTTGTGTTATATTTGCACCATTGAACCTTCGACTGTTGACTCTGCTCTCAAGGATGAGTATTGGTTAAATGCAATGCAAGAGGAGCTACTGCAATTTAGACGAAATAATGTCTGGACGTTAGTCTCAAAGCCAGAAGGTGTAAACGTTATTGGCACCAAatggatatttaaaaataagactgATGAAACTGGATGTGCGACGAAAAATAAAGCCAGATTAGTAGCTCAAGGGTATACTCAAGTTGAAGGTGTTGACTTTGATGAAACGTTTGCTCTTATTGCTCGACTTGAAGCCATTTGACTTTTACTGGGTATATCATGcatacaaaaatttaaattgtatcaGATGGATGTAAAGAGTGTCTTCTTAAATGGGTACTTGAATGAGGAGGTTTATGTTGCTCAACCAAAAGGTTTTGTAGATTCCGAGCACCCAAAGCATGTGTATAAGCTCAACAAAGCCTTATATGGACTAAAGCAAGCTCTGAGAGCTTGGTATGACCGGCTAACTGTATACTTGAGAGGTAGAGGATATTCCAGAGGAGAAATTGACAAGACCTTGTTCATACACAAGAAATCTGACCAATTGTTGGTGGCTctaatttatgttgatgacatcattTTTGGAGGATTTTCTCAGGATCTAGTAAATAACTTCATTAATATTATGCAGTCAGAATTCGAAATGAGCATGGTTTGAGAGCTTTCATGCTTTCTGGGACTTCAAATTAAGCAAAAGAATGATGACATTTTCATATCTCAAGAAAAATATGCCAGGAGTATGGTCAAAAAGTTTGGTTTGGAACAGGCTCGAAATAAGCGGACTCTAGCGGCGACTCATGTTAAACATACAAAAGACACTGAAGGTGCTAAAGTTGATCACAAACTTTACAGAAGTATAGTAGGCAACCTATTATACTTAACTGCAAGTTGACCGGACATAGCTTATACTGTGGGAATATGTGCTCGTTATCAGGCAGATCCCTGCATCACTCACCTAAAAGCTGTTAAACGAATTCTCAAATACGTTCATGAGACCAATGACTTTGGAATGATGTATTCCTACGTTACAACTTCCACTCtagttggatattgtgatgcttATTGGGCAGGTTCAGTTGATAATCGTAAAAGTACGTCTGGAGGTTGCTTCTTTTTGGGAAACAATTTAATCTCTTGGTTAAGTAAGAAGCAAAACTGTGTTTCTTTATCTACAGTTGAAGCTGAATATATAGCTGCAGGTAGTGGTTGTACACAATTGATTTGGATGAAAAACATGCTGCATGAATATGGCTTTGATCAGGACACTATGACTTTGTATTGTGACAATATGAGTGCAATTGATATATCTAAGAATCTCGTTCAACATAGTCGAACTGAGCATATTGATATAAGACACCACTTTATTCGAGAACTAGTTGAAGACAAAGTAATCAAGCTTGATCATGTTCGTTCAAATTTACAATTAGTCGATATCTTCACTAAACCCTTGGATGCTAGCTCATTCGAATACTTACGTGCTGGTTTAGGTGTGTGTCGCACTTAACTTCGTGATGAGCAATAAAGACGGCGCATGTCTCCACGtttcaaatatttaaagttGTCAACGCCATTTTCGGAGAATGGAGGTCTTTTCGGCTGATGGAGCTCTTCTTTTCATTAATGGATGTTTAATTTcagattatttgaattttattctGGCTATTTAAACTAAGATCATCTTAAGTCGTTACACATTCTAGAGTTGATACATCAGTTGAAATTTTTCATCGGTTACTCGAATCGTATTCATCATGGTGAATACTCGCAAGGGGTCTTATGTGCCTAAGCAATCTGAAGATGCATCTAATGCCATCACTTCTTCGCCTTCTCTAGTACATCATGTAAGGGTCAGAGGTCGCCGTTTCAAAAGCACTCCTCCCTGGAGACCCTATCGGCTTCTATCTGAGAAAGTGCAAGGAGAGGCCACCAGTAGGTTGCAGAAGTCTTTACGTTTTGAGGTAGGTGCCTAAAGTCGGGGAGTCTGCTGCTCCTGTATCTCCTGCTGTGCATGCACATCGAGCTTCTGAGGCCACTGTATCGAATATGGATTTAGATGATCAGGATAATGTTCTTTTAATCCGTTTGTTAAAGAAACCCTCAGAGCCAGTTACAGCCGAGAGGCTCCCTTCTGATCCCCCGAGTTCCATTCACTCTCAAGAGAGCTTATCAACCGAAGGGTTATTCATTCCAACTCCAGGAGACCCTCGATGCTCACCAGCTATACCTTTAGGTCATTCTCCCTCTATTCAGCCTCCTCGATTGAAACTACCTACTTCGCAACCGAATGCGGTACCTGCACACATTCCTGAAATCGCTACTGTTGCACGTGAAGAACAGATTGATGGTTCTCAAAATGATGATTAATATGCTTCTTTTAACCAGTCTAAGATACCTTCTAAAGACATTCCTCCTCCTACTGATGATCCCATTGCACCATCTTCTGAAGGAAGGCCAGAGTCTCCTAAAGGTTCTAAACccccaaaaagaaaaactcaacAAGCTAGGAGAAATGTTACCACAAAAACTGGCAGAAAGAAAATCCCTGCAAATGTTCCATTTGTTTCCATTGATggaatttcttttcatcatgaGGAAAGTGTTCAACGCAGGAAGTTTGTGATGCAGAGGAGAATTACCGATGAGGTAAATATATCTGACAAACACCAATCCTACATGAGTATCATGGACCTTATCCATAAGGCTGGTTTGGAGAAAAACTATCTCGAATGTTGGTCCTTTTTATCCCCAGTTAATTAGAGAATTTATTGTCAATCTGCCCGATGAGTTTAATGATTTGAGTAGTGCTGACTATCAGACGATGCACATTAGAGGGTTCAAATTTGTGATTTCACCTGCAGTGATAAATGGTTTTCTTGGAA
This region of Cucumis melo cultivar AY chromosome 7, USDA_Cmelo_AY_1.0, whole genome shotgun sequence genomic DNA includes:
- the LOC107990684 gene encoding uncharacterized mitochondrial protein AtMg00820-like yields the protein MPSAHVKKNHLASCMIGDPSAGMQTRRKDKIDYLKMVADLCYICTIEPSTVDSALKDEYWLNAMQEELLQFRRNNVWTLVSKPEGVNVIGTKWIFKNKTDETGCATKNKARLVAQGYTQVEGVDFDETFALIARLEAI
- the LOC103487660 gene encoding uncharacterized protein LOC103487660, with the translated sequence MVNTRKGSYVPKQSEDASNAITSSPSLVHHVRVPKVGESAAPVSPAVHAHRASEATVSNMDLDDQDNVLLIRLLKKPSEPVTAERLPSDPPSSIHSQESLSTEGLFIPTPGDPRCSPAIPLGHSPSIQPPRLKLPTSQPNASKIPSKDIPPPTDDPIAPSSEGRPESPKGSKPPKRKTQQARRNVTTKTGRKKIPANVPFVSIDGISFHHEESVQRRKFVMQRRITDELIREFIVNLPDEFNDLSSADYQTMHIRGFKFVISPAVINATLSVKYAILYKIGIANWFPSSHASSISAALGQGFHCFSEVVLQSAISPKWSGAYYTDALGLEPKTIALSYRLFQGSHVSDIDHDVPPTRGPRIFHTTNWDDSAEGFYVGYELATRIINSLTAESHALTNSITLLSKRRLEVDALIRHLKSSAPSTSRQQPPSG